From Chitinophagales bacterium, the proteins below share one genomic window:
- the ispG gene encoding (E)-4-hydroxy-3-methylbut-2-enyl-diphosphate synthase — MSVNYCNSLTSYSRLQTREVNAGHLCIGGGHPIRIQSMTTTDTMDTAATVAQSIRMIEAGAELVRITAPSIHEANNLAAVKKELKARGYDTPLVADIHFTPNAAEVAARIVEKVRVNPGNYADKKKFQVMEYSDAEYEAELDRIRGKFLPLVKICKEYGTAMRIGTNHGSLSDRIMSRYGDTPLGMVESAFEFLTIAEEEGYHNIVLSMKSSNPQVMVQAYRLLVHKMLERADRLTSPLRKTDLIYPLHLGVTEAGDGEDGRIKSAIGIGALLEDGLGDTIRVSLTEDPELELPVARMLANRYTTERKVPKIARISKSPVHPFTYSRRQTHPVENNGANQVPVVVMDFSQEKTITPETLLAAGYRYDAGTDKWNISDMAADYLFTGSTEISFPVPGTLGVIRQYDERKNMIPDERNFYAFNASQYVNRQQKDGRLKFVMVRIDDISDELIDQLKDDASAVVILDTAHFNGMMEQRRVFFDLISEQVENPVIIRRSFENLVPDELTLYAATDFGALLLDGLGDGIWLHAPQHLANAINRLCFGILQGTRLRISKTEYISCPSCGRTLFDLQETTAAIRARTNHLKGIKIAIMGCIVNGPGEMADADYGYVGSGVGKITLYKGKEVVKRAVESTVAVEELIALIKENGDWVEMSRE; from the coding sequence ATGTCTGTAAACTATTGCAATTCACTCACCAGCTATTCAAGACTTCAAACGCGTGAAGTAAATGCAGGCCATCTCTGCATTGGCGGAGGTCACCCGATCCGCATACAATCCATGACGACTACTGACACCATGGATACTGCTGCAACAGTTGCACAATCCATCAGGATGATCGAAGCCGGAGCAGAATTGGTGCGCATCACGGCACCAAGTATACATGAAGCGAATAATCTTGCAGCAGTAAAAAAAGAACTGAAAGCAAGAGGATATGACACACCACTGGTTGCCGATATTCACTTTACACCCAATGCCGCCGAAGTTGCAGCACGCATCGTTGAAAAGGTGCGGGTGAACCCGGGCAACTACGCCGACAAGAAAAAATTCCAGGTAATGGAATATTCTGATGCGGAATATGAAGCAGAACTAGACCGCATTCGCGGGAAATTCCTGCCGCTGGTTAAGATCTGCAAGGAATATGGAACGGCTATGAGAATCGGCACCAATCATGGTTCGCTCAGCGACCGTATCATGAGTCGTTATGGTGATACACCGCTGGGCATGGTGGAATCGGCTTTCGAGTTTTTAACCATTGCCGAAGAGGAAGGATATCATAACATTGTGCTCTCGATGAAATCAAGCAATCCGCAGGTGATGGTGCAGGCCTACCGTTTACTCGTGCATAAGATGCTGGAAAGAGCAGATCGTTTAACATCACCATTGCGTAAGACAGACCTGATTTACCCGCTGCACCTCGGCGTTACGGAAGCAGGTGATGGTGAAGACGGGCGCATTAAATCCGCCATCGGCATTGGCGCTTTGCTGGAAGATGGCTTAGGTGATACGATCCGGGTTTCTCTTACGGAAGATCCGGAACTGGAGTTGCCCGTGGCCAGGATGCTTGCAAACAGGTACACGACAGAAAGAAAAGTTCCGAAAATTGCGCGTATCAGTAAATCACCGGTTCACCCGTTTACATACAGCAGGCGCCAGACGCATCCGGTTGAAAATAACGGGGCGAACCAGGTGCCTGTAGTTGTGATGGATTTTTCACAGGAAAAGACCATTACACCTGAAACATTGCTGGCCGCCGGCTACCGGTATGATGCGGGTACCGACAAATGGAACATCAGCGATATGGCCGCTGACTACCTCTTTACGGGAAGTACCGAGATCAGCTTTCCGGTTCCCGGAACACTGGGCGTCATCCGGCAATATGATGAACGAAAAAATATGATACCGGACGAAAGAAATTTTTATGCATTCAATGCATCACAATACGTGAACCGGCAACAGAAGGATGGGAGGTTGAAATTTGTGATGGTGCGCATTGACGACATTTCAGATGAATTAATTGATCAGCTTAAAGATGATGCCTCTGCCGTGGTGATATTGGATACCGCACATTTCAATGGCATGATGGAACAACGCCGTGTATTTTTTGATTTGATCAGCGAGCAGGTTGAAAATCCGGTAATCATCAGGCGTTCGTTCGAAAATCTTGTGCCGGATGAACTCACCTTATATGCCGCCACCGATTTCGGAGCACTGTTACTCGATGGTTTAGGTGATGGTATCTGGTTGCATGCACCACAACATCTCGCAAATGCCATTAACAGGCTATGTTTCGGCATTCTGCAGGGAACACGTTTGCGCATCTCCAAAACGGAATACATCTCCTGCCCTTCCTGCGGCCGTACGCTCTTCGACCTCCAGGAAACCACTGCTGCCATCAGGGCGCGTACCAATCATCTGAAAGGTATAAAAATTGCCATCATGGGTTGCATAGTCAATGGTCCGGGCGAAATGGCCGATGCAGATTACGGATACGTGGGAAGCGGCGTCGGAAAAATCACTTTGTACAAGGGAAAGGAAGTGGTAAAACGGGCAGTGGAATCAACGGTGGCTGTGGAAGAGTTGATTGCGCTGATTAAGGAAAATGGTGATTGGGTGGAGATGAGTAGAGAGTAG
- a CDS encoding WG repeat-containing protein, producing MKRFKAIVCLVLACIVSQQPVSAQISSQRLVPYRIGTLWGFADHKANIIIPTRYQEVFPFFNGVAVIKQDGHMSILDDKGDVKIPFRYDYISNFNSDGVAVVSRAGKWGVIDSRGKEVVKLKYDAIDVFSEGFAAAKTGSKIGFINVKGEEIAKPLYDVAFPFQEGFALVKAGPQFGFINEKGAEVIPLQFDGGTSFHDGLALVKKDTLMGFIKKDGSIAIGFRYAGANIFSEGLAVVMIDGKVGFINSSGETVIPLQFENANNFSEGLALVQQNNRFGFIDPKGTVQIPLQYEGANDFHDGRALVVKDGWAMIAKDGRLIPLSRYSMIHDFVNGYARVELDGRWGFIDVSGKEVIPPRYEDALDFEGGMALVKSGGKWGYIDAGGKEFFRD from the coding sequence ATGAAGCGTTTTAAGGCGATTGTATGTTTGGTGCTGGCATGCATTGTATCTCAACAACCCGTGAGTGCACAGATTTCATCACAGCGGTTGGTACCCTACCGTATCGGTACGCTTTGGGGATTTGCCGACCATAAAGCGAATATTATTATTCCCACCCGTTACCAGGAAGTGTTTCCTTTTTTCAATGGCGTGGCCGTAATAAAGCAAGACGGCCATATGTCGATACTTGATGATAAGGGTGATGTGAAAATTCCTTTCAGATATGATTACATCAGCAATTTCAACAGCGATGGTGTAGCGGTTGTTTCCAGGGCAGGAAAGTGGGGTGTGATTGACAGTCGCGGCAAAGAAGTGGTAAAGCTGAAATATGATGCCATCGATGTTTTTTCAGAAGGATTTGCGGCAGCGAAGACAGGCTCGAAGATCGGATTCATTAATGTGAAAGGAGAGGAGATCGCCAAACCGTTGTATGATGTTGCATTTCCCTTTCAGGAAGGGTTCGCACTGGTTAAGGCAGGACCACAGTTTGGATTCATAAATGAGAAGGGGGCGGAAGTGATACCGTTACAGTTTGATGGTGGCACCTCTTTTCATGACGGCCTTGCCCTCGTCAAAAAGGACACTTTGATGGGTTTTATCAAAAAGGATGGCAGCATTGCTATCGGTTTCCGCTATGCAGGTGCCAATATTTTTTCAGAAGGACTGGCTGTGGTCATGATAGACGGCAAAGTGGGATTCATCAACAGTTCCGGCGAAACGGTGATACCGCTTCAATTTGAGAATGCAAATAATTTCAGCGAAGGATTGGCACTCGTACAACAAAACAACCGCTTTGGATTTATTGATCCTAAGGGGACCGTTCAGATTCCATTGCAATATGAAGGTGCTAACGACTTTCACGACGGGCGCGCATTGGTGGTGAAAGACGGCTGGGCAATGATTGCAAAGGATGGCCGCCTCATTCCTTTAAGCCGGTATTCTATGATTCATGACTTCGTCAATGGCTATGCTCGCGTGGAACTCGATGGCCGATGGGGATTCATAGATGTAAGCGGTAAGGAAGTGATTCCGCCACGGTATGAAGATGCCCTGGATTTTGAAGGTGGAATGGCGCTGGTAAAGAGCGGCGGAAAATGGGGTTATATTGACGCCGGAGGCAAGGAATTTTTCAGGGATTAA
- a CDS encoding SDR family oxidoreductase, whose amino-acid sequence MNAVITGATKGIGRAITEKFAAEGFNVAICARNKKELDAFSDELRNKFPDIELLAQSCDVSDKKQLKAFADLIKSHWDSVDVLVNNAGVFLPGQVHKEKSGILEKQIKTNLYSAYYLTQFLVKVMIRNRHGHIFNLCSTASLQAYPNGGSYGISKFALLGFTKNLRVEMIPYNIRVTAVIAGATLTASWDGINLPDERFMKPADIARSIWNAFTLSPQSVVEEILIRPAQGDIS is encoded by the coding sequence ATGAATGCAGTTATCACCGGTGCTACAAAAGGTATCGGAAGAGCCATCACTGAAAAATTTGCCGCCGAAGGTTTTAACGTTGCCATCTGTGCCAGGAATAAGAAGGAACTGGACGCATTCAGCGATGAGCTGCGTAATAAATTTCCTGACATAGAATTGCTGGCACAATCCTGTGACGTTTCAGATAAAAAACAGCTGAAGGCCTTCGCCGACCTTATCAAATCACACTGGGATTCTGTGGATGTGCTGGTAAACAATGCCGGTGTTTTTCTGCCCGGACAGGTACATAAAGAAAAGAGCGGCATACTGGAGAAGCAGATCAAAACCAATTTATACAGTGCTTATTATCTCACGCAGTTTCTGGTGAAAGTGATGATTCGCAACAGGCACGGTCATATTTTTAACCTTTGTTCAACAGCAAGCCTGCAGGCCTATCCAAATGGTGGATCATATGGCATTTCAAAGTTTGCCCTGCTTGGATTCACCAAGAATCTGCGGGTAGAAATGATTCCCTATAACATCAGGGTCACTGCTGTAATTGCCGGCGCCACACTCACTGCATCATGGGATGGCATAAATTTGCCGGACGAAAGATTTATGAAACCAGCTGATATTGCCAGGTCAATATGGAACGCTTTTACGCTGTCGCCTCAATCGGTGGTGGAAGAGATCCTGATCAGGCCGGCACAAGGTGATATTTCCTGA
- a CDS encoding four helix bundle protein has protein sequence MFLQLNHQKLEVYNASRRFMLECYHFTKHFPIDEKYNLTSQIRRAALSVHLNIAEGASRKSPMERKRYFEVSRGSVIEIDASLDVAFDLGHFKIENCGALPELTSGCFKMLSKLISSTV, from the coding sequence ATGTTTTTACAACTAAATCATCAAAAGTTGGAAGTATATAATGCTTCACGAAGGTTCATGCTGGAGTGTTATCATTTTACGAAGCATTTCCCAATAGATGAGAAGTATAATTTAACAAGTCAGATTCGCAGAGCTGCTTTGTCTGTACATTTGAATATCGCTGAGGGCGCTTCCAGAAAATCGCCCATGGAGAGAAAAAGGTATTTTGAGGTTTCAAGAGGATCTGTGATTGAAATTGACGCATCATTGGATGTTGCATTTGACCTTGGTCATTTCAAAATCGAAAATTGTGGAGCGCTTCCGGAGTTGACTTCCGGTTGTTTTAAAATGTTATCAAAATTAATTAGTTCAACAGTCTAG
- the sucD gene encoding succinate--CoA ligase subunit alpha, with product MSVLVNKNSKVIVQGFTGQEGTFHATQMIEYGTNVVGGVTPGKGGQRHLDRPVFNTVEDAVQQAGANVTIIFVPPAFAADAIMEAADAGIKVIVCITEGIPTQDMIRAKEFIKDRDCRLIGPNCPGIITPGEAKVGIMPGFVFKAGTVGIVSKSGTLTYEAADQVCRTGLGISSAIGIGGDPIIGTTTREAVELFMNDPQTKGIVMIGEIGGGMEAEAARWIKANGTKPVVGFIAGQTAPPGRRMGHAGAIVGGTEDTAIAKMNIMRECGIAVAESPAVIGEMMAKLLKK from the coding sequence ATGAGCGTATTAGTCAATAAGAATTCTAAAGTCATAGTACAGGGCTTTACAGGACAGGAAGGCACCTTCCATGCCACGCAGATGATCGAATACGGAACTAATGTAGTAGGAGGGGTAACACCCGGCAAAGGCGGTCAGCGCCACCTCGATCGTCCGGTCTTTAACACCGTAGAAGATGCCGTGCAGCAGGCCGGAGCCAATGTGACCATCATCTTTGTTCCGCCGGCTTTTGCGGCAGATGCCATCATGGAAGCCGCTGATGCAGGCATTAAAGTGATTGTATGCATCACAGAAGGCATTCCGACACAGGATATGATCAGGGCAAAGGAATTCATTAAGGACCGCGACTGCCGGCTTATTGGTCCTAACTGCCCCGGCATAATCACACCGGGCGAAGCAAAGGTTGGTATCATGCCGGGTTTTGTGTTTAAAGCCGGAACAGTAGGTATTGTTTCTAAATCAGGAACACTCACCTATGAGGCCGCTGACCAGGTTTGCCGTACCGGCCTTGGCATATCATCTGCCATCGGCATCGGAGGTGATCCGATTATCGGAACCACAACGCGGGAAGCAGTGGAACTTTTTATGAATGATCCTCAAACAAAAGGCATCGTAATGATCGGCGAAATCGGCGGCGGCATGGAAGCTGAAGCAGCGCGGTGGATCAAGGCCAATGGCACAAAGCCTGTAGTTGGTTTTATTGCAGGTCAGACCGCACCTCCCGGCCGTCGCATGGGCCATGCCGGCGCCATTGTGGGTGGAACGGAAGATACCGCAATCGCGAAAATGAATATCATGCGTGAATGCGGAATTGCGGTTGCCGAAAGTCCGGCGGTGATTGGTGAGATGATGGCGAAGCTATTGAAGAAGTGA
- a CDS encoding SCO family protein, with amino-acid sequence MNKFTSRLIVFIILVAFPLGFFFYYKQKIDALPNRQREVRVFWDAPDFSFETQNGDTLHSRDLKGHAYVVDFIFTNCEGVCPNLSKTMSLIQLNFKDDDRLKLVSFTVDPDRDSIPVLQEYAKRYEAIDGKWYFLRGEKQTVWNMAQQGFKVPVVYTPEGGKGAEFTHTEKIVLVDEDGKIRGFYNGLDKQMMDTFYNNLASILVGIPQ; translated from the coding sequence ATGAATAAATTCACCTCACGCCTAATTGTTTTTATCATACTGGTTGCCTTTCCGCTGGGATTTTTTTTCTATTACAAACAGAAGATTGATGCCCTTCCCAACCGGCAGCGGGAGGTGCGTGTATTCTGGGATGCACCTGATTTCAGTTTTGAAACGCAAAATGGTGATACGCTGCATAGCAGGGATTTGAAGGGACATGCTTATGTAGTCGATTTCATCTTCACCAATTGTGAAGGGGTTTGTCCTAACCTTTCGAAAACCATGTCATTGATACAGCTCAATTTTAAAGATGATGATCGCCTGAAACTGGTTTCCTTCACTGTTGATCCGGATCGCGATTCCATTCCGGTGCTGCAGGAATATGCAAAACGATATGAGGCGATTGACGGTAAATGGTATTTCCTGCGCGGCGAAAAGCAAACCGTCTGGAACATGGCACAGCAAGGCTTCAAAGTGCCGGTAGTGTACACTCCGGAAGGCGGCAAAGGCGCGGAGTTTACCCACACTGAAAAAATTGTGCTCGTGGATGAGGATGGCAAGATCCGCGGATTTTACAACGGCCTCGACAAGCAGATGATGGATACATTTTATAACAATCTCGCCAGCATCTTGGTAGGCATTCCGCAATGA
- a CDS encoding ATP-binding cassette domain-containing protein, with translation MIEIRNVRKSFGDREVLKDISAVFAPGKTNLIIGASGSGKTVLMKCMVGLMMPSGGAILYNQDVDFTSLQEKARKEIRQEIGMLFQGTALFDSMTVEENILFPLNMFSAMTAREKLDRVNFCLERVNLKGTNRLHPSELSGGMKKRVGIARAIVLNPKYLFCDEPNSGLDPQTSILIDELIREITIEYNITTVVNTHDMNSVLGIGDYIIFLYKGIKCWEGSRHEVLSSTNKEMNDFIFASKFLKEIKALSSKT, from the coding sequence ATGATAGAGATCAGGAATGTGCGCAAGTCGTTTGGTGACCGCGAAGTGCTCAAAGACATTTCTGCCGTCTTTGCACCCGGCAAAACAAACCTTATTATCGGTGCCAGCGGATCCGGTAAAACCGTGCTGATGAAATGCATGGTTGGCCTTATGATGCCCAGCGGTGGTGCCATCCTTTATAATCAGGATGTTGACTTTACTTCGCTGCAGGAAAAAGCAAGGAAAGAAATAAGGCAGGAGATCGGCATGTTGTTCCAGGGTACTGCATTGTTTGATTCAATGACAGTGGAAGAAAACATACTGTTCCCGCTGAATATGTTCTCTGCCATGACTGCCCGGGAAAAGCTGGACAGGGTGAATTTCTGCCTCGAACGGGTGAATCTTAAGGGAACCAACAGGCTGCATCCGAGTGAGTTGAGCGGCGGTATGAAGAAAAGAGTGGGCATCGCCAGGGCAATCGTGCTCAACCCCAAGTATCTCTTCTGCGATGAACCCAATTCCGGACTTGATCCGCAAACATCGATACTGATTGATGAGCTGATCCGTGAAATCACCATAGAGTACAACATCACCACAGTGGTGAATACACATGATATGAATTCGGTGCTTGGCATCGGCGACTATATCATTTTCCTCTATAAGGGAATAAAATGCTGGGAGGGAAGCCGTCATGAAGTGCTCTCCAGCACTAATAAGGAGATGAATGATTTTATTTTCGCATCGAAATTCCTCAAAGAAATCAAAGCACTATCTTCTAAAACCTGA
- the fabG gene encoding 3-oxoacyl-[acyl-carrier-protein] reductase, which produces MKLLEGKTALVTGASRGIGEAIAKKLAEHGANIAFTYLSSAEKAMTLENALHAMGVKAIAYKSDAASFAEAEKLVGNILMEFQTIDVVVNNAGITHDNLILRMTEQQWDAVITTNLKSVFNISKNVCKPMMKQRSGSIINLSSIVGMTGNAGQTNYSASKAGVIGFTKSLAKELGSRNIRCNAIAPGFIETDMTHGISDEMKEQFRKNIPLSRYGSAEEVANVVLFLASDLSGYVNGQVISVCGGLNT; this is translated from the coding sequence ATGAAACTTTTAGAAGGAAAAACAGCTCTCGTAACAGGTGCTTCACGCGGAATTGGTGAAGCCATTGCAAAGAAGCTCGCCGAACATGGCGCTAACATCGCTTTCACTTACCTGTCATCGGCAGAAAAAGCGATGACGCTGGAAAATGCTTTGCATGCCATGGGCGTTAAGGCAATTGCATATAAATCAGATGCCGCATCGTTTGCGGAAGCAGAAAAACTCGTAGGTAATATCCTGATGGAATTTCAGACGATTGATGTAGTGGTGAACAATGCCGGCATCACGCATGACAACCTGATTCTCCGCATGACGGAACAACAATGGGATGCTGTAATCACCACGAATCTGAAATCGGTATTCAACATCTCAAAAAATGTCTGCAAGCCCATGATGAAGCAACGGAGCGGATCTATCATTAACCTGAGTTCCATTGTAGGCATGACCGGCAATGCCGGCCAGACCAACTATTCCGCCTCTAAAGCAGGTGTCATCGGTTTCACGAAATCACTGGCGAAGGAATTAGGATCCCGCAACATCCGTTGTAATGCTATTGCACCCGGTTTCATCGAAACGGATATGACGCACGGCATCAGCGATGAGATGAAGGAACAGTTCAGGAAAAACATTCCATTGTCGCGCTATGGATCTGCTGAAGAGGTGGCTAATGTGGTGCTTTTCCTGGCCTCCGACTTATCAGGTTATGTGAACGGACAGGTGATTTCTGTTTGCGGCGGGCTTAACACCTGA
- a CDS encoding glycosyltransferase family 39 protein — MIRFYGFPHIPFMYDEVSAWARTGYANFHDLIDKGVKGDGHPALIQVFLFYWRMVGGDSEAFFKLPFLLMGLLSIWLVFRVAACWFNCTVGYLSAAMVSCLQYTVMYSQIARPYISGLFFSLMMVWCWSNYLFNKQHNHTLRWLSGFVLFAVLCCYNHYFSLLFAFITGATGLFFIERDRRYQYLIANSIIVILFLPHVSITLFQFGIGGVGGWLPKPGPEFFSNYLDYILHFSTWMKCLMACLIITAFIFHSPALQSQFKYRVIALCWFLLPFFIGYYYSVYRNAVLQYSVLIFTFPYLLYFCFSWIRELPMKYNWLMVLMILLIGTYTLAAERKHFDIFYHQPIEELVQNTVSTIDAEKGMTCTVLMNEPRKYAGYYLRKYHHEIAMDYWPEMNFTSYISFRNYLSALNTDCLIAANIPTDYLILIQKYYPYEISRQKGFTYQFHAFSKKQLNDRLPSDVVYQQTLNLLQPAAPWSVHLAQVETDSITRAQSFHFMPAVEFGAGFEAPLLPLLTNNYNVVNVSADVSGVSPGNNASLVVSFDEDGKALFWQEKPFSYFIDSSESSGTVFYSISVRDLGFPVTDKLMLRAYIWNKEKDDFLLHDFTVSLDAGNPWIYGLIEPIPKQHP, encoded by the coding sequence ATGATTCGGTTCTATGGATTTCCGCATATCCCGTTTATGTATGATGAAGTAAGCGCATGGGCACGAACCGGATATGCGAATTTTCATGACCTCATTGACAAGGGTGTGAAAGGCGACGGACATCCTGCATTGATCCAGGTTTTCCTGTTCTATTGGCGTATGGTTGGCGGTGACAGTGAGGCATTCTTTAAATTACCGTTTCTGCTGATGGGCTTATTGTCCATCTGGCTCGTATTCCGGGTGGCAGCGTGTTGGTTTAATTGTACCGTGGGCTATCTCAGCGCTGCCATGGTTTCCTGTTTGCAGTATACCGTCATGTACAGTCAGATCGCGCGGCCTTACATCAGCGGATTATTTTTTTCATTGATGATGGTATGGTGCTGGTCGAACTATTTATTCAATAAGCAGCATAATCATACGCTCAGGTGGCTGTCCGGATTTGTATTATTCGCCGTCTTATGCTGCTATAACCATTACTTCTCTCTTTTGTTCGCTTTTATCACCGGCGCAACGGGATTATTTTTTATTGAACGGGATAGAAGGTACCAATACCTGATCGCCAATAGCATCATCGTCATCTTGTTTCTGCCGCATGTATCCATCACGCTTTTCCAGTTTGGCATTGGTGGTGTAGGTGGCTGGCTGCCGAAGCCGGGCCCTGAATTTTTCAGCAATTACCTTGATTACATTTTACATTTTTCAACCTGGATGAAGTGCCTGATGGCCTGCTTGATCATCACTGCCTTTATCTTTCATTCTCCCGCATTGCAATCGCAGTTTAAATACAGGGTAATTGCCTTATGCTGGTTCCTGCTGCCTTTCTTCATCGGATATTACTACTCTGTGTACCGTAATGCGGTGTTGCAGTATTCGGTGTTGATTTTCACCTTTCCGTACCTGCTTTATTTCTGTTTTTCATGGATCAGGGAGTTGCCCATGAAATATAACTGGCTGATGGTTTTAATGATCCTTTTGATCGGCACCTATACGCTTGCCGCGGAAAGAAAGCATTTTGATATTTTCTATCATCAGCCCATTGAAGAATTGGTACAAAACACAGTGAGCACCATAGATGCTGAAAAGGGTATGACATGCACAGTGCTGATGAATGAGCCGCGTAAATATGCAGGCTATTACCTGCGAAAATACCATCATGAAATAGCCATGGATTATTGGCCGGAAATGAACTTTACTTCCTATATCTCATTCCGTAACTACCTGTCTGCGTTGAATACCGATTGCCTGATCGCCGCTAATATCCCAACGGATTACCTGATTTTAATACAAAAGTATTATCCGTATGAAATCAGCAGGCAGAAGGGGTTTACTTACCAGTTTCATGCTTTTTCCAAAAAACAGCTGAATGATCGTCTACCTTCGGATGTAGTTTATCAGCAAACACTCAACCTTCTTCAACCGGCTGCCCCATGGTCTGTACATTTGGCACAGGTGGAAACGGATTCAATCACGAGAGCACAGTCATTTCATTTTATGCCTGCGGTGGAGTTCGGTGCCGGATTTGAAGCACCACTGTTGCCGCTGCTCACCAATAATTACAATGTGGTAAATGTGTCGGCGGATGTTTCCGGTGTGTCGCCTGGCAACAATGCTTCGCTTGTGGTGAGCTTTGATGAAGATGGTAAAGCCCTTTTCTGGCAGGAAAAACCATTCAGCTATTTCATCGATTCATCGGAGAGTAGCGGTACAGTTTTTTACAGCATCAGTGTCAGGGACCTTGGGTTTCCCGTCACTGACAAGTTGATGCTGCGAGCCTATATCTGGAACAAAGAGAAGGATGATTTCCTTCTCCATGATTTTACGGTAAGCCTCGATGCAGGTAACCCATGGATTTATGGTTTGATAGAGCCGATACCAAAACAACACCCCTGA
- a CDS encoding DUF420 domain-containing protein yields MKERSVNWAIAIVSVTVPLLVLILFYIKPPDVRVGFDLRILPALNASLNFSTALLLITGYYFIRHKKISSHRLCMITAFCFSALFLVFYVIYHALTEATLYGGQGMIRNIYFFILITHIVLAAAILPLILITLVRGLQEKFDRHRKIARWTFPLWLYVAISGVVVYLMLSPYY; encoded by the coding sequence ATGAAAGAACGTTCGGTTAACTGGGCTATCGCAATTGTTTCGGTAACAGTGCCTTTGCTGGTGCTCATCTTGTTTTATATAAAACCGCCGGATGTAAGAGTCGGTTTTGACCTCCGCATTCTTCCGGCACTGAATGCATCGCTGAATTTCTCTACTGCCCTGTTACTCATCACCGGTTATTATTTCATAAGGCATAAAAAAATAAGCAGTCACCGCTTGTGCATGATTACTGCATTTTGCTTTTCCGCTTTATTCCTGGTTTTTTACGTAATCTATCACGCATTGACGGAGGCCACTTTATACGGCGGGCAAGGCATGATCCGCAACATTTATTTTTTTATACTTATCACGCACATTGTGCTGGCTGCCGCTATTTTGCCGTTGATACTGATCACCCTTGTAAGAGGGTTGCAGGAAAAATTTGACCGTCACCGTAAAATTGCACGCTGGACTTTTCCCCTGTGGCTGTATGTGGCCATCAGCGGTGTGGTGGTTTACCTGATGCTGTCGCCATATTATTAG
- a CDS encoding ABC transporter permease, whose translation MTFRFFEQFGEYILLMKKSFVRPEKMSIYWKELMRQMIEIGVGSVGIVIIFSVFLGAVLTVQTAYQFTTPLLSKSIIGSIVTNSTIIEMAPTVTCLILAGKIGSSIASELGTMRISEQIDALEIMGINSAAYLVLPKVIAATFMIPVIIIIGGFLQILSGMMVGHMQNVVSTTEFMQGSIQFFIPFTVTFAVIKATTFGFIISSVSAYLGYYTTGGALQVGNSATRAVVASCVLILIFDYVLAELLL comes from the coding sequence ATGACTTTCCGTTTTTTTGAGCAGTTCGGCGAATACATCCTCCTCATGAAAAAATCATTCGTGCGGCCGGAGAAGATGTCGATTTACTGGAAAGAACTGATGCGGCAGATGATTGAAATTGGCGTCGGCTCAGTGGGCATCGTCATTATCTTTTCTGTGTTTCTCGGCGCAGTGTTGACCGTGCAGACTGCCTATCAGTTTACCACCCCGCTTTTGTCGAAATCTATTATCGGCTCCATCGTCACCAACTCCACCATCATCGAAATGGCGCCGACGGTTACCTGCCTTATCCTGGCAGGAAAGATAGGTTCGAGCATCGCTTCTGAATTGGGTACCATGCGCATCTCTGAACAGATTGATGCGCTGGAAATCATGGGCATCAATTCGGCCGCTTACCTTGTATTGCCGAAGGTGATAGCCGCCACTTTTATGATTCCTGTAATTATCATTATCGGTGGATTTTTGCAGATTCTGTCAGGAATGATGGTTGGCCATATGCAAAACGTTGTGTCAACCACTGAATTTATGCAGGGCTCCATACAGTTTTTTATTCCCTTCACCGTCACCTTTGCGGTGATAAAAGCGACCACTTTCGGTTTTATCATATCGTCAGTCTCCGCCTATCTTGGTTATTACACCACCGGCGGCGCTTTGCAGGTCGGCAATTCGGCTACACGTGCCGTGGTGGCCAGTTGTGTACTGATTCTCATTTTTGACTATGTACTTGCCGAACTGCTGTTATGA